The Bradyrhizobium sp. WBAH42 genome includes a window with the following:
- a CDS encoding tartrate dehydrogenase, with protein sequence MRTHSIAAIPADGIGPEVISAGVRVLEALAKRSGDLSFNVKTFDWGSDYYKKHGVMMPADGLGELKKFDAIYFGAVGAPDVPDHITLWGLRLPICQGFDQYANVRPTKILPGVASPLRNVGVGDLDWVIVRENSEGEYAGMGGRAHKGLPEEVGTEVAVFTRLGVTRIMRYAFQLAQSRPRKFLTVVTKSNAQRHGMVMWDEIAAEVAGEFPDVTWDKMLVDAMTVRMTLHPKSLDTIVATNLHADILSDLAGALAGSLGVAPTGNIDPQRRFPSMFEPIHGSAFDITGKGIANPVATFWTGAQMLEHLGEKEAASRLMAAVERVCAAGVLTPDVGGKATTKEVTDAVIEAIHGSNV encoded by the coding sequence AGCGCAGCGGCGACCTCTCCTTCAACGTCAAGACGTTCGACTGGGGCTCGGATTATTACAAGAAGCACGGCGTGATGATGCCGGCGGACGGTCTCGGCGAGCTGAAGAAGTTCGACGCGATCTATTTCGGCGCGGTCGGCGCCCCCGACGTGCCCGACCACATCACGCTATGGGGCCTACGCCTGCCGATCTGCCAGGGGTTTGATCAATACGCCAATGTGCGGCCGACCAAGATCCTGCCGGGCGTCGCCTCGCCGCTGCGCAATGTCGGCGTCGGCGATCTCGACTGGGTGATCGTGCGCGAGAACTCGGAAGGCGAATATGCCGGCATGGGCGGGCGCGCCCACAAGGGCCTGCCGGAAGAGGTTGGCACCGAGGTCGCGGTGTTCACCCGCCTCGGCGTCACCCGCATCATGCGCTATGCATTCCAGCTCGCGCAGTCGCGCCCGCGCAAATTCCTGACCGTCGTAACCAAGTCGAACGCACAGCGCCACGGCATGGTGATGTGGGACGAGATCGCGGCCGAGGTCGCCGGCGAATTCCCTGATGTGACCTGGGACAAGATGCTGGTCGACGCCATGACGGTGCGGATGACGCTGCATCCGAAGAGCCTCGATACCATCGTCGCGACCAACCTCCACGCCGACATCCTCTCCGATCTCGCCGGCGCGCTGGCGGGAAGCCTCGGCGTCGCGCCGACCGGCAACATCGATCCGCAGCGCCGCTTCCCCTCGATGTTCGAGCCGATTCACGGCTCGGCCTTCGATATCACCGGTAAGGGCATCGCCAACCCGGTCGCGACGTTCTGGACCGGCGCGCAGATGCTCGAGCATCTCGGCGAGAAGGAGGCCGCCTCGAGGCTGATGGCCGCCGTCGAGCGCGTCTGCGCCGCGGGCGTGCTGACGCCGGATGTCGGGGGCAAGGCAACGACGAAGGAGGTCACGGACGCCGTGATCGAAGCGATCCACGGATCGAATGTGTAG